A region from the Candidatus Gorgyraea atricola genome encodes:
- a CDS encoding YggT family protein yields MFVLSNFLAAVANLLNIALTVLYWLILIRAIISWVNPDPLNSVVQFLYKTTEPILYPIRKMLPLRAGIGIDISPIIAFLAIIFLRSFLVRTLLDISFKLR; encoded by the coding sequence ATGTTTGTTCTTTCAAATTTTCTCGCAGCAGTGGCGAATCTATTGAACATAGCGTTGACAGTTCTTTACTGGCTTATATTGATCCGCGCTATAATAAGCTGGGTGAATCCGGATCCACTTAACTCCGTAGTCCAATTTTTATACAAGACCACAGAGCCGATTCTTTATCCCATAAGAAAAATGCTTCCTTTGCGGGCAGGGATCGGTATTGATATATCACCGATAATAGCCTTTCTCGCGATCATTTTTTTACGCAGCTTTTTAGTAAGAACCCTCTTAGATATAAGTTTTAAATTAAGATAG
- a CDS encoding glycosyltransferase, with product MSMLERYEEVVGKSTVDELRMLAGYLKGKTIQHINSTAMGGGVAEILSKITPLMQELKVSAQWDVIKGSPDFFDVTKSMHNALHGKEARITNKMWDIFNDISAQNIREMNLYGDIMFIHDPQPIALIKRKPKMKNSKWIWRCHVDVSKPEKNVWHFLEGFFNKYDTAVFSSAHFSHTMKPRQILISPSIDPFSDKNREVTQKEIDTVLNKYKIDPQAKPIVCQISRYDALKDPVGVIEAYKLVKKYVDCQLLLVGNRAADDPETDKIYKQVLEAKGNDPDIHALLVEDIPYEINVFQRVADVVVQKSLREGFALTVSEALWKGKPVVASAVGGIPLQIKHKYGGLLCHTIEGAAFAIKQLLNAPDYAKKLGENGREHIRQNFLLTRHLKEYMLLFLSLYNENDVVTL from the coding sequence ATGTCAATGCTTGAAAGATACGAAGAGGTAGTTGGGAAAAGCACTGTAGATGAGCTAAGGATGCTTGCCGGCTATCTAAAGGGCAAGACCATACAGCATATCAATTCCACTGCTATGGGCGGGGGTGTAGCTGAGATACTCTCCAAGATCACGCCTCTTATGCAGGAACTCAAGGTCAGCGCGCAGTGGGACGTAATAAAGGGCTCTCCAGATTTTTTTGATGTTACAAAGAGTATGCATAATGCCCTGCATGGAAAAGAAGCCAGGATTACGAATAAGATGTGGGATATCTTTAATGATATCAGCGCGCAGAATATAAGAGAGATGAATCTGTATGGGGACATCATGTTCATACACGACCCGCAGCCCATAGCATTGATCAAGAGAAAGCCTAAGATGAAAAATAGCAAATGGATATGGCGTTGTCACGTGGATGTTTCAAAGCCAGAAAAAAATGTCTGGCATTTCCTGGAAGGATTTTTTAATAAGTATGATACCGCGGTATTTTCCAGCGCGCATTTTTCTCACACCATGAAACCGCGACAGATCTTAATATCACCATCCATAGACCCTTTTAGCGATAAGAATAGAGAGGTCACACAGAAGGAAATAGATACGGTATTGAATAAATACAAGATCGACCCGCAGGCAAAGCCTATCGTGTGCCAGATCTCCCGATATGACGCGCTCAAAGATCCTGTGGGAGTTATAGAGGCGTATAAACTGGTAAAGAAATACGTAGATTGCCAGCTTCTTCTGGTGGGGAATCGCGCAGCAGATGATCCTGAGACAGATAAGATATACAAGCAGGTCCTTGAGGCAAAAGGAAATGATCCTGATATCCACGCATTGCTTGTCGAAGATATTCCTTATGAGATAAATGTATTTCAGAGAGTCGCAGATGTGGTTGTTCAGAAGTCCTTGAGAGAGGGTTTTGCTCTTACTGTTTCAGAGGCCTTATGGAAAGGTAAGCCAGTTGTTGCATCAGCTGTAGGAGGCATACCTCTACAGATAAAGCACAAATACGGCGGACTTTTATGCCACACTATAGAAGGCGCGGCATTTGCCATAAAACAGCTCTTGAACGCGCCTGACTATGCTAAGAAACTTGGCGAGAACGGCCGCGAGCACATAAGACAAAACTTCCTCCTGACCCGCCATTTAAAGGAATATATGCTCCTATTCCTCTCGCTCTATAACGAGAATGATGTGGTAACGCTATAG
- a CDS encoding mechanosensitive ion channel family protein yields the protein MKEITLFGLRIPAFIYAPVVYFVWVSVLLVVKKVVFKRVEKLCSRTRSKLDDILLGALNFPLTLLIFASGVFIIQRISPISANSELTRYVILAFKATTIVAIILFLDKLTNNFVHNYSHKVDILKTSGGVVRGFVRIVVIALGVLILLDSFGVSITPILASLGIGSLAVALALQPTLENLFAGMQIIIDKPIKVGQFVKLDSGEEGYVEKIGWRSSWIRMLPNNVVVMPNKSLVSSKIINYYYPQKELAVLVQVGVHYDSDLKHVEKVTCEVGKDVMKIVQGGVPEFNPFIRYHTFADFSINFTVILRAKEFVDNYLIKHEFIKRLHERYAKEGINIPYPIRAINYAQEKAQ from the coding sequence ATGAAAGAAATCACTCTATTTGGTTTAAGGATTCCTGCCTTCATATATGCACCTGTGGTGTATTTTGTGTGGGTGAGCGTACTTTTAGTTGTTAAAAAGGTGGTATTTAAGCGGGTGGAGAAGCTGTGTAGCCGCACGCGTTCTAAGCTGGATGATATCTTGTTGGGCGCATTGAACTTTCCTTTAACATTATTGATATTTGCCAGTGGTGTATTTATTATCCAAAGGATCTCTCCTATAAGCGCTAATTCTGAGCTGACGCGCTATGTGATACTGGCATTTAAGGCGACCACGATAGTCGCTATTATTCTATTTTTAGATAAGCTGACCAATAACTTCGTACATAATTACTCGCACAAGGTGGATATATTAAAGACATCTGGCGGGGTTGTAAGAGGGTTTGTAAGGATAGTGGTGATAGCGCTGGGTGTTTTGATACTTCTGGATAGCTTTGGGGTATCCATTACGCCTATACTGGCTTCACTTGGCATTGGTTCTTTGGCTGTGGCATTGGCTTTACAGCCGACATTGGAGAATTTATTCGCGGGCATGCAGATCATTATTGATAAGCCGATAAAGGTAGGCCAGTTTGTGAAGCTTGATTCAGGAGAAGAGGGTTATGTGGAAAAGATTGGCTGGCGTTCGAGCTGGATAAGGATGCTGCCGAATAATGTGGTGGTAATGCCTAATAAGAGCTTGGTTAGTTCGAAGATCATAAATTATTATTATCCACAGAAGGAGCTGGCAGTGCTGGTGCAGGTGGGTGTGCATTATGATTCAGACCTGAAGCATGTTGAAAAGGTGACTTGCGAGGTGGGTAAAGACGTAATGAAGATAGTGCAGGGCGGGGTGCCGGAGTTTAACCCTTTTATCCGCTACCATACATTCGCGGATTTTAGTATAAATTTTACGGTTATTCTGCGCGCAAAGGAATTCGTAGATAATTATCTGATCAAGCATGAGTTTATAAAAAGGCTTCACGAGCGCTATGCTAAAGAAGGCATTAACATACCTTATCCAATACGCGCTATAAATTATGCACAGGAGAAGGCACAGTAA
- a CDS encoding metallophosphoesterase family protein: protein MGKTISFIILVTFLLANSSYALSDDLSENLRVRLDSRRNDERIQETQKALFLRKYDLSRYLTSEEALNYLATVKEVASLYPEKAMSKDRVQKLIDEGKASIAERKDGTKIVALISSIESHLEFNEEAITGITYMQDDKVVSVILKEAPIFDFVETKNILDRYNEDREGNIVTEKEDLYKQVMLVKEFMGLYGKEKSIPELMVIVKDVEDPRGQAALVALEEKGAVFSTRPGWIFKEWKTVEKAINEKFTIATERKNALKLIRSLARKFAKNKIYPGHTLELHMLVVVKVSQNTTELKDMCDYLLKLNIEFDKNNIDLDNPFRRWGVSAAAKLAQNTTELKDMCNQLPNLSIRFTKGDAGIIGLMLSEVSDIAKDMEQLELLMDLGIECSGASSFRYTLLTATEAAKNNKELEEIVHKIIPKIIKKMPQDIVKKISSEIDWLTVENIRKALEIEKTHGDFVIEEKEGQYIINIKPSTSLASNPNITPSIPALAEIQQHLETIKGKASIFFGGSRNLGTKGESFIDVFANLIAQNKNVRLIIGDDPTSIDRLAIAAFFKTGKPSSLVIVGVKDDEIWRVTNETMLKRYISRGDLSKSEVNEYLKAIGIVKDIYGLSYGEIKRHLESEGVSFELVPSSMTSGLSYRDKQSMRGRWTIDQLKEKDDSVVWLFATGDSHTSRTFKYAQGEGKKIFSIDEEKVTYVEPQHPKAETVKTTILTPSIPALAEIQQHLETIKGKAPIENIHLMRDVVYIKEYLDAKKDLKIKVLFGGTRDYLDDDAKKFARDVAELLADRGNVEVLVGEDPQGIDRIVVGTMVQRGKGNRVTMVGQGRDKRDVRPWRLVDGNTIKSYANVERNKITKAEAQEYLNHVGLGKSIDNLTAHELKPHLESKGVKFEMTPDDRIIGLRSLRDTGSARGQWMMEQLGKDDFIIWVWPPSDKNCTSRTFTYARTQGKKIFLFTKDPNEYSKVVKTQGWVSYQEIQLSSAEHLPLDSISIDEKTITLFRYNAETKYAYLYTIGTKTHSDRLTPLKDAVKDLDQEKETYFIVSDPHGTTVTINVLFKALKNTYKGKVKMAILGDWVDRGPAWIAPEMWKEADILVGNHDLWFMLAALGRPDYITHAILHGYRYGKEAMDNMIGYLGIDRKLIEKFKNLAEKSYEGISIEEEKEKNKIDEATGISKRGPKSKAELAALMIYLISIAETDDYQFAKTRIEYLWPLMSEENANKYRSIDEIKEAIKKHRPLAILSEDWQGIMQEITENIKKSPEAKKLVKDVLRSDLYKIVEAGSEKILLMHTVPWAMDQDKSVHEYEVERIDFKEFLKWAKIKELKVQKDNYRKSGKKYLIKGFTFLQFAQFMWERLREDIDNEELIQWAHTNLAMGEYALLYLKVKNFSGFSFLNEGESDNPVYKFTGVKDKSFSFSGEMLTQRMAKDCDVDLIMGGHISKVGTYGRLLLIDAKVSRKEGTGGFEDAGAAYIDLSDGKIFKMENTPLKEIFENEEMRQLMSHHMGLTEWAYYKWDLSWKDIKEYSQLGEGVADLFNMRSITKDELIGRIESMSIGLDRIEATQLVEDGEASIDGDERKIKLLDVLKKSPRWQQCIKGYPLRVLSAPSVSELFIKDSGTFTEQLSGFPDTRDQL from the coding sequence ATGGGGAAAACGATAAGTTTTATAATCCTCGTAACTTTTCTACTTGCAAATTCTTCATACGCGCTTTCTGATGATTTATCTGAAAATCTTAGGGTGAGGCTGGATAGTCGCAGGAATGATGAGCGCATACAAGAGACCCAAAAAGCGTTATTTTTAAGAAAATATGACCTTTCAAGATACCTAACATCAGAAGAAGCATTAAATTATCTTGCTACAGTTAAAGAAGTCGCCTCTCTATATCCTGAAAAAGCAATGTCTAAAGATAGAGTTCAAAAGTTGATCGATGAAGGAAAGGCTTCTATAGCAGAAAGAAAGGATGGAACCAAGATAGTTGCTTTAATTTCTTCCATAGAATCTCATCTGGAATTTAATGAGGAGGCTATAACAGGTATTACTTATATGCAAGATGATAAAGTAGTTTCTGTAATTTTAAAAGAAGCTCCTATATTTGATTTTGTTGAGACAAAAAATATTTTAGATAGATACAATGAAGATAGAGAAGGAAACATAGTCACAGAAAAAGAGGATTTATATAAACAGGTTATGCTGGTAAAAGAATTTATGGGATTATATGGAAAAGAAAAATCTATCCCAGAATTGATGGTTATAGTTAAGGATGTGGAAGATCCTAGAGGCCAAGCTGCACTTGTGGCATTGGAAGAGAAAGGCGCGGTATTTAGCACAAGACCTGGGTGGATATTTAAGGAGTGGAAAACAGTGGAAAAAGCGATAAATGAAAAGTTCACAATTGCCACCGAAAGAAAGAATGCATTGAAACTTATTCGCAGCCTTGCAAGAAAATTCGCTAAAAATAAAATATATCCTGGTCATACTTTAGAGCTTCACATGCTAGTAGTAGTAAAAGTGTCACAGAATACAACTGAACTAAAAGATATGTGTGATTATTTACTTAAGTTAAATATAGAATTCGACAAGAATAATATAGACCTTGATAATCCCTTTAGAAGATGGGGTGTTTCCGCAGCAGCTAAACTGGCACAGAATACAACTGAACTAAAAGATATGTGTAATCAGCTGCCCAATTTAAGCATAAGATTTACCAAAGGCGACGCAGGTATAATCGGCCTTATGCTGTCAGAAGTATCTGATATAGCAAAAGATATGGAGCAATTGGAGCTGCTTATGGATCTGGGAATAGAATGTTCAGGTGCTTCTAGCTTTAGATATACTTTGCTTACAGCGACTGAGGCAGCGAAAAACAACAAAGAACTAGAAGAGATAGTTCACAAAATAATCCCAAAAATTATAAAAAAGATGCCGCAAGATATAGTAAAAAAAATCTCGAGTGAGATAGATTGGCTTACTGTTGAAAATATCAGGAAGGCACTTGAGATCGAAAAGACACACGGAGATTTTGTGATAGAAGAGAAAGAAGGACAATATATAATTAATATCAAACCTTCTACATCCCTTGCCTCCAATCCAAATATAACGCCCAGCATCCCCGCCCTTGCAGAAATCCAGCAACATCTGGAAACCATAAAAGGCAAAGCGTCTATATTCTTTGGCGGAAGCAGGAATCTAGGTACTAAAGGTGAATCTTTTATCGATGTCTTTGCGAATCTTATAGCCCAGAATAAAAATGTTCGGTTAATTATCGGCGATGATCCTACAAGCATAGATAGGCTGGCTATAGCAGCATTTTTTAAAACAGGTAAACCATCCAGTCTTGTGATTGTAGGTGTAAAAGACGATGAGATATGGAGAGTTACCAATGAGACCATGCTAAAAAGATATATCTCTAGAGGAGACCTCAGTAAAAGTGAAGTTAATGAATATTTAAAAGCTATCGGGATCGTAAAAGATATTTATGGACTCTCTTATGGGGAGATAAAAAGACACTTAGAGTCAGAAGGAGTCAGTTTTGAGTTAGTTCCATCTTCTATGACAAGTGGCCTAAGTTATAGAGATAAACAGTCAATGCGAGGCCGCTGGACAATAGATCAGCTCAAAGAAAAAGATGACTCTGTTGTTTGGCTCTTTGCTACAGGCGATTCACACACATCCAGGACATTTAAATACGCACAGGGTGAAGGCAAAAAGATATTCTCTATTGATGAGGAAAAGGTGACTTATGTTGAGCCTCAGCATCCAAAAGCGGAGACAGTCAAGACAACTATTCTAACGCCCAGCATCCCCGCCCTTGCAGAAATCCAGCAACATCTGGAAACCATAAAAGGCAAAGCGCCTATAGAAAATATTCATCTTATGCGTGATGTAGTTTATATTAAAGAATACCTTGATGCGAAGAAGGATTTAAAGATAAAGGTGCTTTTTGGTGGTACCCGTGATTACCTGGATGATGATGCTAAAAAGTTTGCAAGGGATGTAGCTGAACTTTTAGCTGATAGGGGGAATGTTGAGGTATTGGTCGGAGAAGATCCTCAGGGGATAGATCGGATAGTTGTAGGCACAATGGTACAGCGAGGCAAGGGAAATCGAGTTACAATGGTGGGCCAGGGAAGAGATAAGAGAGATGTAAGGCCATGGAGATTGGTAGATGGGAACACAATAAAGAGTTATGCTAATGTTGAAAGAAACAAAATTACCAAAGCTGAAGCGCAAGAGTATTTAAATCATGTTGGGCTGGGAAAGAGCATTGACAACCTAACAGCGCATGAATTAAAGCCACATCTGGAGTCCAAAGGGGTCAAATTTGAAATGACTCCTGATGATAGAATCATTGGTTTACGATCTTTGAGAGATACGGGGTCGGCAAGAGGGCAATGGATGATGGAGCAGTTAGGGAAAGACGATTTTATTATTTGGGTCTGGCCACCTTCAGATAAAAATTGTACATCACGGACATTTACGTATGCTCGTACGCAGGGAAAAAAGATATTTCTGTTTACTAAAGATCCAAATGAATACAGCAAGGTCGTCAAGACACAAGGCTGGGTATCTTATCAGGAGATACAGCTGTCATCAGCTGAACATTTACCACTGGATTCCATATCTATAGATGAAAAAACAATCACTTTGTTTAGATACAATGCGGAAACCAAGTATGCGTATTTATATACTATAGGAACAAAGACTCATAGCGATAGGTTAACGCCTTTAAAAGACGCAGTAAAAGATTTAGATCAGGAAAAGGAAACGTATTTTATTGTTAGCGATCCGCATGGTACTACTGTAACCATTAATGTCTTATTTAAGGCCTTAAAGAATACATATAAAGGTAAGGTGAAGATGGCTATACTTGGAGATTGGGTTGACAGGGGGCCTGCATGGATTGCTCCTGAGATGTGGAAAGAGGCCGATATCCTGGTTGGCAATCATGACCTCTGGTTTATGCTGGCTGCTTTAGGAAGACCAGATTATATTACCCATGCTATTTTGCATGGATATCGCTATGGCAAAGAGGCAATGGATAATATGATAGGATACTTAGGCATCGATCGAAAACTTATAGAGAAATTCAAAAACCTGGCTGAAAAAAGTTATGAAGGAATTAGCATAGAAGAAGAAAAAGAGAAGAATAAAATAGATGAAGCTACAGGTATCAGTAAGAGAGGTCCAAAATCAAAAGCAGAATTAGCAGCATTAATGATTTATTTGATTTCAATAGCAGAAACGGATGATTATCAGTTTGCTAAAACTCGCATTGAGTATCTTTGGCCTTTGATGTCTGAGGAAAATGCAAATAAATATAGAAGCATAGATGAGATAAAAGAAGCTATAAAAAAGCATCGTCCTTTGGCTATTCTTTCAGAGGACTGGCAGGGGATTATGCAGGAGATAACCGAGAATATTAAAAAGAGCCCTGAAGCCAAGAAATTAGTGAAAGACGTGCTTAGAAGTGATTTATATAAAATCGTCGAGGCCGGCTCTGAAAAGATTCTTCTTATGCATACCGTGCCCTGGGCAATGGATCAAGACAAGAGCGTTCATGAGTATGAAGTAGAGCGCATAGATTTCAAGGAATTCTTAAAATGGGCTAAGATAAAAGAGTTAAAAGTTCAGAAGGATAATTACCGCAAGAGTGGTAAGAAATATCTTATCAAAGGATTTACCTTCTTGCAGTTTGCTCAGTTTATGTGGGAAAGACTAAGGGAAGATATTGATAACGAAGAGCTTATTCAATGGGCACATACAAATTTGGCCATGGGAGAATATGCCCTGCTTTATCTTAAGGTAAAGAATTTCTCTGGTTTTAGTTTTCTGAACGAAGGTGAGTCGGATAATCCGGTATATAAGTTTACTGGTGTAAAAGATAAAAGCTTCTCATTTAGTGGCGAAATGCTCACCCAGAGGATGGCAAAGGATTGCGATGTGGATTTAATTATGGGGGGGCATATAAGCAAGGTCGGGACATATGGCAGGTTATTGCTGATAGATGCTAAGGTTTCCAGAAAAGAAGGCACTGGTGGTTTTGAAGATGCTGGAGCTGCTTATATTGACCTATCTGATGGTAAGATTTTCAAGATGGAAAATACTCCGCTGAAGGAAATTTTTGAAAATGAAGAAATGCGGCAACTGATGAGTCATCATATGGGATTGACAGAATGGGCTTATTACAAATGGGATTTATCATGGAAGGACATAAAAGAGTACAGTCAATTAGGTGAGGGTGTGGCAGATCTATTTAACATGAGGTCTATCACCAAAGATGAGCTTATCGGCAGGATAGAGTCTATGTCTATCGGACTAGATAGGATCGAGGCTACACAGTTAGTAGAAGATGGTGAGGCTTCTATTGATGGGGATGAGAGAAAAATAAAACTCTTAGATGTGTTAAAGAAGAGTCCTCGCTGGCAGCAGTGCATAAAAGGGTACCCTCTTAGGGTATTATCTGCTCCAAGCGTTTCGGAATTGTTTATTAAAGATAGCGGTACATTTACAGAACAATTATCAGGGTTTCCTGATACTAGAGATCAATTATAA
- the otsB gene encoding trehalose-phosphatase, with amino-acid sequence MNLKNDMKYLFSSWAKISPQIQKSPLTFLFFDYDGTLTPIVATPELAKISPAVRNSLKKLKKDPRFKLAIISGRSLANVKKMVGIKGIVYAGNHGLEIEDGANLFHRVGGINSTYAVEQVTSKLNKALADIKGVIVEDKGCTLSVHYRLVKPAKRILVKRAFSRIVAPYVLSRKLKSSAGKMVLEVRPGIEWDKGKAVLCLLKKYKRALPIHIGDDVTDEDAFKAIKGKGISIFVGPRKIKSKADYFLKNTSEVKLFIERMLDL; translated from the coding sequence TTGAATTTAAAGAATGACATGAAATATCTTTTTAGCAGTTGGGCCAAGATTTCCCCTCAGATACAAAAATCTCCTTTGACATTTTTATTTTTTGATTATGATGGCACGCTTACACCTATTGTGGCAACGCCAGAATTGGCAAAGATCTCTCCAGCAGTAAGAAACTCCTTAAAAAAACTAAAGAAAGACCCTAGATTTAAACTCGCTATTATAAGCGGAAGGTCTCTGGCAAATGTAAAGAAAATGGTTGGCATCAAGGGTATTGTATATGCTGGGAATCATGGCTTGGAGATAGAGGATGGAGCAAACCTGTTCCACCGCGTAGGTGGAATTAATTCCACCTACGCGGTGGAACAGGTAACTTCAAAGTTAAACAAGGCATTGGCTGATATTAAAGGTGTAATAGTGGAGGACAAAGGCTGTACGCTGAGCGTGCATTACAGGCTCGTAAAGCCTGCGAAGAGAATATTAGTTAAAAGAGCATTTAGTAGAATCGTGGCTCCATATGTCCTTTCAAGAAAACTTAAAAGCTCAGCAGGTAAGATGGTTTTAGAGGTAAGGCCTGGCATTGAATGGGACAAGGGCAAGGCAGTGCTATGCCTGCTTAAGAAATATAAACGCGCGCTACCTATACATATAGGCGATGATGTTACTGATGAAGATGCATTTAAGGCCATTAAGGGCAAAGGCATATCCATATTCGTGGGGCCCAGGAAAATAAAAAGCAAGGCGGATTATTTTTTAAAAAACACGAGTGAAGTGAAACTTTTTATAGAAAGAATGCTTGATCTGTGA
- a CDS encoding DUF5752 family protein, which produces MGKDNDKSFRFSTRLHLRVLTSLKASNITELLDLIKKVPGSSIYYHTHHFLQQHESLSPEPPNDFSYWIASALNEDVLAEKVASIDTIQFHTIRLLRNEIVRIISEHIKGCPSVKLRFASPEKRFHFIKSISFIITTPYVAKTLKDFLEILEKITVNSIYFHMFEARLRLDKETNDFSFWLGTSLGEKELAYKLQSLDPYTYTMEDLRKKIIDLVEERLKNVNA; this is translated from the coding sequence ATGGGCAAAGATAATGACAAGAGCTTCAGATTTTCTACGCGTCTTCATCTAAGAGTCCTCACGAGTCTCAAGGCCTCTAATATAACAGAGCTCTTGGATCTTATTAAAAAGGTACCTGGCTCATCTATTTACTATCATACCCATCATTTCCTGCAGCAGCACGAAAGTCTTTCCCCTGAACCTCCGAATGATTTTAGCTATTGGATAGCGAGCGCCCTAAATGAAGATGTGCTGGCAGAGAAGGTCGCGAGTATTGACACGATCCAGTTCCATACCATAAGACTATTGAGGAACGAGATAGTAAGGATCATAAGCGAACACATAAAAGGATGTCCTAGTGTAAAGCTGAGATTTGCCTCGCCTGAGAAGAGATTTCATTTTATAAAGAGCATCAGTTTTATTATAACCACGCCATATGTGGCAAAGACCCTCAAGGATTTTTTGGAGATATTGGAGAAGATCACGGTTAATTCAATATATTTTCACATGTTTGAGGCTAGGCTTCGCCTGGACAAAGAGACGAATGATTTTTCTTTCTGGCTGGGCACGTCTTTAGGAGAGAAGGAACTTGCGTATAAACTGCAGTCCCTGGATCCGTATACATATACAATGGAAGATTTAAGGAAGAAGATAATAGATCTAGTGGAAGAGAGATTAAAAAATGTCAATGCTTGA
- a CDS encoding trehalose-6-phosphate synthase produces the protein MWTKDDLKKVIEKQLGDYLLIVVSNREPYMHTHKKGKIICQRSAGGVITALDPVMKACSGLWVAHGSGDADKKTVDKDNRVQVPPDDPKYTLLRVWLTKEEEDGYYYGFSNEALWPLSHISYTPPKFEETDWRMYEKVNRKFADAILKEIGNRKAFVWIQDYHMALLPKFLKEAGGNNIITAHFWHIPWPNPEVFRICPKKTEILEGLLANDLLGFHLRYHCENFISTVEKEIEARVDRERFSIIKGGHETIIRPFPIGVDHDYVEELSKSDQVEEYMQNLKEEFLLNYDFIMLGLDRIDYTKGILERLRAVDRFVEKYPEYRGKFVFIQMGRLSRMHIPAYKNLNDEINALVEEINWKHSYEGWQPIVFVRRYITYPEVIAFYKLANICVVSPLHDGMNLVAKEYVSAHTDSSGVLVLSKFTGSFRELHDAIMINPYDTDDFADKLKVAVEMNKKDAKSRMQKMRKQVRDNNIYKWAGKLLSELLKFEFKE, from the coding sequence ATGTGGACTAAGGACGATCTCAAGAAAGTCATAGAGAAACAATTGGGCGACTATTTATTGATAGTCGTGTCTAATAGAGAGCCCTATATGCACACGCATAAAAAGGGGAAGATCATCTGTCAGCGTTCAGCAGGAGGCGTAATAACTGCCTTAGACCCTGTTATGAAGGCGTGTAGCGGCCTGTGGGTTGCGCATGGAAGCGGGGATGCTGATAAAAAGACAGTAGATAAAGACAATAGAGTCCAGGTGCCGCCAGATGACCCGAAGTATACACTTCTTCGTGTATGGTTGACAAAAGAAGAGGAAGACGGTTATTACTATGGTTTTTCAAACGAGGCCTTATGGCCTCTCTCGCATATATCTTATACACCGCCTAAGTTTGAAGAAACGGACTGGCGCATGTACGAGAAGGTCAACAGGAAATTCGCAGACGCAATACTTAAGGAGATAGGCAATAGAAAAGCATTTGTATGGATACAGGATTACCACATGGCGCTTTTGCCGAAATTTTTAAAGGAGGCAGGCGGCAATAATATAATCACTGCCCACTTCTGGCATATCCCATGGCCGAATCCAGAGGTATTCAGGATCTGCCCCAAGAAGACAGAGATCCTGGAGGGACTTTTGGCAAACGACCTTTTAGGGTTCCATCTAAGATATCACTGTGAGAATTTTATCTCTACTGTGGAAAAAGAGATAGAAGCAAGAGTGGATCGTGAGAGATTTTCTATTATAAAAGGAGGGCACGAGACTATTATAAGGCCTTTTCCAATAGGCGTGGACCATGACTATGTAGAAGAACTTTCAAAATCTGACCAGGTAGAAGAATACATGCAGAACCTCAAAGAGGAATTTCTGCTAAATTATGATTTTATCATGCTTGGCCTGGACAGGATCGATTATACAAAAGGAATATTAGAAAGATTGCGTGCAGTAGACAGGTTTGTGGAAAAATATCCTGAATATAGAGGAAAATTTGTTTTTATACAGATGGGCAGGCTTTCCAGGATGCACATCCCTGCTTATAAAAATCTCAATGACGAGATAAACGCGCTTGTAGAGGAGATAAACTGGAAGCATTCATACGAAGGATGGCAGCCCATAGTATTTGTAAGGCGCTATATAACATATCCAGAGGTCATAGCATTTTATAAGCTTGCTAATATATGCGTGGTGAGTCCGCTCCACGACGGCATGAATCTTGTGGCAAAGGAGTATGTCTCTGCGCACACAGATTCATCAGGAGTCCTGGTGTTGAGCAAATTCACAGGTTCTTTTCGTGAACTGCACGATGCGATCATGATAAATCCTTATGATACAGATGATTTCGCGGATAAATTAAAGGTCGCTGTCGAGATGAATAAAAAAGACGCGAAGTCTCGTATGCAGAAGATGCGCAAACAGGTTAGAGACAACAATATCTATAAGTGGGCAGGTAAGCTTCTTTCAGAGCTCTTGAAATTTGAATTTAAAGAATGA